In Streptomyces sp. NBC_00091, the following proteins share a genomic window:
- a CDS encoding sensor histidine kinase KdpD: MGRGRLRIHLGAAPGVGKTYAMLSEGHRRVERGTDCVVGFVEHHGRPRTEVMLHGLEQVPRRELSYRGAAFTEMDVDAVLARRPAVALVDELAHTNVPGSRNAKRWQDVEELLRAGIDVVSTVNIQHLESLGDVVETITGVRQRETVPDEVVRRADQIELVDMSPQALRRRMAHGNIYKSDRVDAALSNYFRPGNLTALRELALLWVADRADEYLQQYRGEHGIHSTWQARERIVVGLTGGPEGRTLIRRASRMAAKGSGSEILAVYIARSDGLTSASPKELAVQRTLVEDLGGTFHHVIGDNVPEALLAFARGINATQIVLGSSRRKHWQYVLGPGVGATVARDSGPDLDVHIVTHEEVAKGRGLPVARSAARLGRTRIITGWVVGILCPALLAVLLTHVNADPGLANEMLLFLSLTVAAALLGGRWPALASAAFGSLLLNYFFAPPVHRFTVSDPKNIVAISVFFGVAVSVASVVDLAARRTHQAARLRAESEILSFLAGSVLRGETALDALLERVRETFAMESVALLERAGELEPWKPAGSVGPAPAARPEDADVDMPIGDDMALALSGRVLPAEDRRVLGAFAAQAAVVLDRQRLVGEAEEARRLAEGNRIRTALLAAVSHDLRTPLASIKASVSSLRSDDVDWSEEDRAELLAGIEHGADRLDHLVGNLLDMSRLQTGTVTPLIREIDLDEVVPMALGGVPEDSVVLDVPESLPMVAVDPGLLERTVANVVENAVKYSPLGEPVLVAASFLGDRVEVRVVDRGPGVPDEAKDRIFAPFQRHGDAPRGAGVGLGLAVARGFAESMDGTLAAEDTPGGGLTMVLTLRAVTRARPPDPAAAQPPEQETTATGDRPERQKAGPQ; encoded by the coding sequence ATGGGACGCGGCAGGCTAAGGATTCATCTGGGCGCGGCACCCGGTGTGGGCAAAACGTACGCCATGCTCTCGGAGGGCCACCGCCGCGTGGAGCGGGGCACGGACTGCGTCGTCGGCTTCGTCGAGCACCACGGGCGGCCGCGGACCGAGGTCATGCTGCACGGCCTGGAGCAGGTGCCCCGGCGGGAGCTGTCCTACCGGGGGGCCGCCTTCACGGAGATGGACGTGGACGCGGTGCTCGCCCGCCGCCCCGCCGTGGCCCTGGTGGACGAGCTCGCGCACACGAACGTCCCCGGCTCGCGCAACGCGAAGCGCTGGCAGGACGTGGAGGAGCTGCTGCGGGCCGGGATCGACGTGGTGTCCACCGTGAACATCCAGCACCTGGAGTCCCTCGGGGACGTGGTCGAGACGATCACCGGGGTGCGCCAGCGCGAGACGGTGCCGGACGAGGTGGTGCGGCGGGCCGACCAGATCGAGCTGGTCGACATGTCCCCGCAGGCCCTGCGCCGGCGCATGGCGCACGGCAACATCTACAAGTCCGACCGGGTCGACGCGGCCCTCTCCAACTACTTCCGGCCCGGCAACCTCACCGCGCTGCGCGAGCTGGCGCTGCTGTGGGTCGCCGACCGGGCCGACGAGTACCTCCAGCAGTACCGGGGCGAGCACGGCATCCACTCCACCTGGCAGGCGCGCGAGCGGATCGTCGTGGGGCTCACCGGCGGGCCCGAGGGGCGCACCCTGATCCGCCGGGCCTCGCGGATGGCCGCCAAGGGATCCGGCAGCGAGATCCTCGCCGTCTACATCGCCCGCAGCGACGGGCTGACCTCGGCCTCCCCCAAGGAGCTGGCGGTCCAGCGGACCCTGGTCGAGGATCTCGGCGGAACGTTTCACCATGTCATTGGCGACAACGTCCCCGAGGCCCTCCTCGCCTTCGCCCGGGGGATTAACGCCACCCAGATCGTGCTGGGCTCCAGCCGCCGCAAGCACTGGCAGTACGTCCTGGGGCCCGGGGTGGGCGCCACCGTCGCCCGGGACTCGGGGCCCGACCTCGACGTGCACATCGTCACCCACGAGGAGGTCGCCAAGGGGCGCGGGCTGCCCGTGGCCCGCTCGGCGGCCCGGCTCGGGCGGACCCGGATCATCACCGGCTGGGTCGTCGGCATCCTCTGCCCCGCCCTGCTGGCCGTCCTGCTGACCCATGTGAACGCCGACCCGGGCCTGGCCAACGAGATGCTGCTGTTCCTCTCGCTGACCGTGGCCGCCGCCCTGCTGGGCGGGCGCTGGCCGGCGCTGGCCTCGGCCGCCTTCGGCTCCCTGCTGCTGAACTACTTCTTCGCACCGCCGGTCCACCGGTTCACCGTGTCCGATCCGAAGAACATCGTGGCCATCTCGGTCTTCTTCGGGGTGGCCGTCTCGGTGGCCTCGGTGGTGGACCTGGCCGCCCGGCGCACGCACCAGGCCGCGCGGCTGCGGGCCGAGTCCGAGATCCTCTCCTTCCTGGCCGGGAGCGTGCTGCGCGGCGAGACCGCCCTGGACGCGCTGCTGGAGCGGGTGCGCGAGACCTTCGCGATGGAGTCGGTGGCCCTGCTGGAGCGGGCGGGCGAGCTCGAGCCCTGGAAGCCGGCCGGCAGCGTCGGCCCGGCCCCGGCGGCCCGCCCCGAGGACGCGGACGTGGACATGCCGATCGGCGACGACATGGCCCTGGCCCTGTCCGGGCGGGTGCTGCCCGCCGAGGACCGCCGGGTGCTCGGCGCCTTCGCCGCCCAGGCCGCGGTGGTGCTGGACCGCCAGCGGCTCGTGGGGGAGGCCGAGGAGGCCCGCCGGCTGGCCGAGGGCAACCGGATCCGGACCGCCCTGCTGGCCGCCGTCAGCCATGACCTGCGTACGCCCCTGGCCTCCATCAAGGCCTCCGTCAGCTCCCTGCGCTCCGACGACGTGGACTGGTCCGAGGAGGACCGGGCCGAGCTGCTCGCGGGCATCGAGCACGGCGCCGACCGGCTCGACCACCTGGTGGGCAACCTGCTCGACATGTCCCGGCTGCAGACCGGCACCGTGACCCCCCTGATCCGGGAGATCGACCTCGACGAGGTGGTCCCGATGGCGCTGGGCGGCGTACCGGAGGACAGCGTGGTGCTGGACGTGCCGGAGAGCCTGCCGATGGTGGCGGTGGACCCGGGGCTGCTGGAGCGGACCGTGGCCAACGTGGTGGAGAACGCCGTCAAGTACAGCCCCCTCGGGGAGCCGGTGCTGGTCGCGGCCAGCTTCCTCGGCGACCGGGTCGAGGTGCGCGTCGTCGACCGGGGGCCCGGGGTCCCGGACGAGGCCAAGGACCGGATCTTCGCCCCGTTCCAGCGGCACGGGGACGCCCCGCGCGGCGCCGGGGTGGGCC
- a CDS encoding DUF3710 domain-containing protein, whose translation MFGRRKKNDSAKDGGAAEQVVDRVAGDERDGGDDSAAPRRLNLPPAPRPDGPWDVSEVLGNPADGRVDLGGILVPGVEGMELRVEVAGDAIVAATVVLGDSAVQLQAFAAPKKEGIWGEVRDEIASGITQQGGIIDEVDGPLGWELRAQVPVPLPDGQTGAQLVRFVGVDGPRWFLRGVISGQGAVRPESAGVLEQIFRDTVVLRGDGPMAPRDPIVLKLPNDAQMVPDGVQTAEDQEGSRFGGGMGQLERGPEITEVR comes from the coding sequence GTGTTCGGACGTCGCAAGAAGAACGATTCCGCCAAGGACGGCGGCGCGGCCGAGCAGGTCGTGGACCGCGTGGCCGGCGATGAGCGCGACGGCGGCGACGACTCCGCCGCGCCGCGCCGGCTGAACCTGCCCCCGGCCCCGCGGCCCGACGGCCCCTGGGACGTCTCCGAGGTGCTCGGCAACCCGGCCGACGGCCGGGTCGACCTGGGCGGCATCCTCGTACCCGGTGTCGAGGGCATGGAGCTGCGCGTCGAGGTCGCCGGTGACGCGATCGTGGCCGCCACCGTGGTCCTCGGCGACAGCGCCGTGCAGCTGCAGGCCTTCGCCGCGCCCAAGAAGGAGGGCATCTGGGGCGAGGTCCGCGACGAGATCGCCTCGGGCATCACCCAGCAGGGCGGCATCATCGACGAGGTCGACGGCCCGCTGGGCTGGGAGCTGCGCGCGCAGGTCCCCGTACCGCTGCCCGACGGCCAGACCGGCGCCCAGCTGGTGCGCTTCGTCGGCGTCGACGGCCCGCGCTGGTTCCTGCGCGGTGTCATCTCCGGCCAGGGCGCGGTGCGCCCCGAGTCGGCCGGCGTGCTGGAGCAGATCTTCCGGGACACCGTCGTCCTGCGCGGCGACGGCCCGATGGCCCCGCGCGACCCGATCGTCCTGAAGCTGCCGAACGACGCCCAGATGGTGCCGGACGGCGTGCAGACGGCCGAGGACCAGGAGGGCTCGCGCTTCGGCGGCGGCATGGGCCAGCTGGAGCGCGGTCCGGAGATCACCGAGGTCCGCTGA
- the dut gene encoding dUTP diphosphatase: MSQNNHAPVDVLIRRVDPEVPLPAYGHPGDAGCDLVTTVAAELEPGERAVLPTGVSIALPDGYAAFVHPRSGLAARCGLALVNAPGTVDAGYRGEIKVIVVNLDPRESVRFERFDRIAQLVVQRVEKVRFHEVAELPGSARADGGFGSTGGHAAVAGSGAGQQGGNGYASVVSDREGQ, from the coding sequence ATGTCCCAGAACAACCACGCTCCCGTCGACGTGCTGATCCGCCGCGTCGACCCCGAGGTGCCCCTTCCCGCCTACGGCCACCCCGGCGACGCCGGCTGCGACCTGGTGACCACCGTGGCCGCCGAGCTGGAGCCGGGGGAGCGGGCCGTACTGCCCACCGGCGTCTCCATCGCCCTCCCCGACGGGTACGCCGCCTTCGTGCACCCGCGCTCCGGCCTGGCCGCTCGCTGCGGGCTCGCGCTCGTGAATGCCCCGGGGACGGTGGATGCCGGGTACCGTGGGGAAATCAAGGTGATCGTGGTCAATCTCGACCCGCGCGAGAGCGTGCGGTTCGAGCGTTTCGACCGCATTGCCCAGCTGGTTGTCCAGCGGGTCGAGAAGGTGCGCTTCCACGAGGTGGCGGAGCTTCCCGGCTCGGCCCGGGCCGACGGGGGGTTCGGCTCTACCGGCGGTCATGCGGCCGTGGCCGGATCCGGGGCTGGTCAGCAGGGTGGGAATGGCTACGCTTCGGTCGTATCCGACCGGGAAGGACAGTGA
- a CDS encoding PaaI family thioesterase produces MSGRNTALTPPADATAPVRHPDAPAPGELLGAHYEHCFGCGGGQSHGLHLEARAGEGVRVTAEFTVRPAHQGAPGLAHGGVLATALDETLGSLNWLLRVIAVTGRLETDFVRPVPVDTVLYLEAEVTAVAGRKIYCTAVGRIGGADGPVAVRADALFIEVKVDHFIDNGRPEEIRAAMADPDQVRRARAFEVNP; encoded by the coding sequence GTGAGTGGACGAAACACAGCGTTGACGCCCCCGGCCGACGCCACCGCGCCGGTCCGGCACCCCGATGCCCCGGCGCCCGGTGAGCTGCTCGGCGCGCACTACGAACACTGTTTCGGCTGCGGCGGGGGCCAGTCGCACGGGCTCCATCTGGAGGCCCGCGCGGGTGAGGGCGTACGCGTCACCGCGGAGTTCACCGTCAGGCCCGCCCACCAGGGCGCGCCCGGTCTCGCCCACGGCGGCGTGCTGGCCACCGCGCTCGACGAGACGCTGGGCTCCCTGAACTGGCTGCTGCGCGTCATCGCGGTGACCGGACGGCTGGAGACCGACTTCGTGCGGCCCGTGCCCGTGGACACCGTGCTGTACCTGGAGGCCGAGGTCACCGCCGTCGCGGGCCGGAAGATCTACTGCACGGCGGTGGGCCGGATAGGCGGCGCGGACGGCCCCGTCGCCGTCCGCGCGGACGCGCTCTTCATCGAGGTGAAGGTCGACCACTTCATCGACAACGGTCGGCCCGAGGAGATCCGGGCGGCGATGGCCGACCCGGACCAGGTCAGGCGCGCACGCGCCTTCGAGGTGAACCCCTGA
- a CDS encoding DUF3093 domain-containing protein has translation MQLSPAHHDERLSAPRSWWGIAALTGLACALMLLPLGTLPLLAGLVGGAALTGMLVSSYGSARVRVVNGALAAGDARIPVTALGEPEVLEAEEARAWRTYKADTRAFMLMRSYVPTAVRVEVTDPADPTPYVYVSTREPQALAAAIRAAKNVPAGA, from the coding sequence ATGCAGCTCTCCCCCGCGCACCACGACGAACGCCTCTCCGCCCCCCGCTCCTGGTGGGGCATCGCCGCGCTGACCGGTCTGGCGTGCGCGCTGATGCTGCTGCCGCTCGGGACCCTGCCGCTGCTGGCGGGGCTGGTCGGCGGCGCCGCGCTGACGGGGATGCTGGTGAGCTCGTACGGTTCCGCGCGCGTGCGCGTGGTGAACGGCGCGCTGGCCGCGGGTGACGCCCGGATCCCGGTGACGGCCCTGGGCGAGCCCGAGGTGCTGGAGGCGGAGGAGGCCCGCGCCTGGCGCACGTACAAGGCCGACACCCGCGCCTTCATGCTGATGCGCAGCTACGTCCCCACGGCGGTCCGGGTGGAGGTCACGGACCCGGCGGACCCGACCCCGTACGTGTACGTCTCCACGCGCGAGCCCCAGGCCCTGGCGGCCGCCATCCGCGCGGCGAAGAACGTCCCCGCCGGCGCCTGA
- a CDS encoding DUF4193 domain-containing protein produces MATDYDTPRKTDDDVDNDSIEELKARRSEKSSSNVDVEDFDGAESLELPGADLSNEELAVRVLPKQADEFTCTSCFLVHHRSQLAREKNGQPICRDCD; encoded by the coding sequence ATGGCAACGGACTACGACACCCCACGCAAGACCGACGACGACGTCGACAACGACAGCATTGAAGAGCTGAAGGCCCGGCGCAGCGAGAAGTCGTCCTCGAACGTAGACGTCGAGGACTTCGACGGCGCCGAGAGCCTCGAGCTGCCCGGTGCGGACCTCTCCAATGAGGAGCTGGCCGTCCGGGTGCTGCCCAAGCAGGCCGATGAGTTCACCTGCACGAGCTGCTTCCTGGTTCACCACCGCAGCCAGCTGGCGCGGGAGAAGAACGGTCAGCCGATCTGTCGCGACTGCGACTGA
- a CDS encoding HAMP domain-containing sensor histidine kinase: MAATPAPPAAPPKPTWDPGQPEGPFPWLRPTIRIRLTLLYGGMFLIAGILLLSIIYLLAAQALREGNALPFKIVGGQKVEVSSTTCSGVGIDQSIDQFNAAIGQCILDQRKHALDDLLSRSLMALLGLSVIAFAFGYAMAGRVLSPLGKITRTARRVVGSDLTRRIELDGPDDELKELADTFDEMLDRLERAFTAQQRFVANASHELRTPLAINRTLLEVHLSDPGAPVELQQLGKTLLATNERSEQLVEGLLLLARSENQIVERKPVDLAEVASRAIDQARGEALGKGVEIRGERALAVVQGNGVLLERIALNLVQNAVRYNVPEGGWVEVTTEVQHGQAVLLVSNTGPVVPAYEVDNLFEPFRRLRTERTGSDKGVGLGLSIARSVARAHGGRILATPREGGGLVMRVTLPL, encoded by the coding sequence GTGGCCGCGACCCCGGCGCCACCGGCGGCGCCACCGAAACCGACCTGGGACCCCGGCCAGCCCGAGGGTCCTTTCCCTTGGCTGAGGCCCACGATCCGGATACGCCTCACGCTGCTGTACGGCGGCATGTTCCTGATCGCCGGGATCCTGCTGCTCTCGATCATCTACCTGCTGGCCGCGCAGGCCCTGCGGGAGGGCAACGCGCTCCCGTTCAAGATCGTCGGCGGCCAGAAGGTCGAGGTCTCCAGCACCACCTGCTCCGGCGTGGGCATCGACCAGTCGATCGACCAGTTCAACGCCGCGATCGGGCAGTGCATCCTCGACCAGCGCAAGCACGCCCTGGACGACCTGCTCAGCCGCTCCCTGATGGCCCTGCTGGGCCTGAGCGTCATCGCCTTCGCCTTCGGCTACGCGATGGCCGGCCGGGTGCTCTCGCCGCTGGGCAAGATCACCCGGACCGCCCGCCGGGTGGTCGGCTCCGACCTGACCCGGCGGATCGAGCTGGACGGGCCGGACGACGAGCTGAAGGAGCTCGCCGACACCTTCGACGAGATGCTCGACCGCCTGGAGCGGGCCTTCACGGCCCAGCAGCGCTTCGTGGCCAACGCCTCGCACGAGCTGCGGACCCCGCTGGCCATCAACCGGACGCTGCTCGAGGTCCACCTCTCGGACCCCGGAGCGCCCGTGGAGCTCCAGCAGCTGGGCAAGACGCTGCTGGCCACCAACGAGCGCAGCGAGCAGCTGGTCGAAGGGCTGCTGCTGCTGGCCCGCAGCGAGAACCAGATCGTCGAGCGAAAACCGGTCGACCTGGCGGAGGTCGCCTCGCGCGCCATCGACCAGGCCCGCGGGGAGGCCCTCGGCAAGGGCGTGGAGATCCGCGGCGAGCGCGCCCTGGCCGTGGTCCAGGGCAACGGCGTACTGCTCGAGCGGATCGCCCTCAACCTGGTGCAGAACGCCGTCCGGTACAACGTGCCGGAGGGCGGCTGGGTGGAGGTCACGACCGAGGTCCAGCACGGCCAGGCGGTGCTCCTCGTTTCGAACACGGGTCCCGTGGTTCCCGCGTACGAGGTGGACAACCTCTTCGAGCCCTTCAGACGGCTGCGTACCGAGCGCACGGGCAGTGACAAGGGTGTGGGGCTCGGTCTGTCGATCGCGCGCTCCGTGGCGCGCGCACACGGCGGCCGCATCCTCGCGACCCCCCGGGAGGGCGGTGGCCTCGTGATGCGTGTCACGTTGCCCCTTTGA
- a CDS encoding response regulator transcription factor, translated as MRVLVVEDEQLLADAVATGLRREAMAVDVVYDGAAALERVGVNDYDVVVLDRDLPLVHGDDVCRKIIELGMPTRVLMLTASGDVSDRVEGLELGADDYLPKPFAFSELTARVRALGRRTTVALPPVLERAGIKLDPNRREVFREGREVQLAPKEFAVLEVLMRSEGTVVSAEQLLEKAWDENTDPFTNVVRVTVMTLRRKLGEPPVIVTVPGSGYRI; from the coding sequence GTGCGCGTACTCGTCGTCGAGGACGAGCAGCTGCTCGCCGATGCGGTGGCCACCGGCCTGCGCCGGGAGGCCATGGCCGTGGACGTCGTGTACGACGGCGCCGCGGCCCTGGAGCGCGTCGGGGTGAACGACTACGACGTGGTCGTGCTCGACCGGGACCTTCCGCTGGTGCACGGTGACGACGTCTGCCGGAAGATCATCGAACTGGGCATGCCCACCCGCGTGCTCATGCTCACCGCCTCCGGTGACGTCAGCGACCGCGTCGAGGGCCTCGAACTGGGGGCCGACGACTATCTGCCCAAGCCCTTCGCCTTCAGCGAGCTGACCGCCCGCGTGCGCGCCCTCGGGCGGCGTACGACCGTCGCGCTGCCGCCCGTACTGGAGCGGGCCGGCATCAAGCTGGACCCGAACCGGCGCGAGGTGTTCCGCGAGGGCCGGGAGGTGCAGCTGGCGCCCAAGGAGTTCGCGGTGCTGGAGGTGCTCATGCGCAGCGAGGGGACCGTGGTGTCCGCCGAGCAGCTGCTGGAGAAGGCCTGGGACGAGAACACCGACCCGTTCACCAACGTGGTCCGGGTGACCGTGATGACGCTGCGCCGCAAGCTCGGGGAGCCGCCCGTCATCGTGACCGTGCCCGGCTCCGGATACCGGATCTGA
- a CDS encoding inositol monophosphatase family protein, translating to MISAELTAELLDVGLEAARRAGELLRDGRPADLAVAATKTSPIDVVTEMDIAAEKLITGILAERRPEDGLLGEEGADVPGTSGVRWVVDPLDGTVNYLYGLPGWGVSIAAEYRGETVVGVVAAPLRGETYHAVLGGGAWMGGRRLGCRADVPLDQALVATGFGYVQTRRAHQAEVARQIIPLVRDIRRAGSAALDLCDVAAGRLDGYWERGLNPWDLAAGELIAREAGALTGGRPSEPASGELALAASPAVFASLQPLLEEAGAWHD from the coding sequence ATGATTTCTGCGGAGCTGACGGCGGAACTGCTGGACGTGGGCCTGGAGGCCGCCCGGCGGGCCGGGGAGCTGCTGCGCGACGGGAGACCGGCCGATCTGGCGGTGGCCGCGACGAAGACCAGCCCGATCGACGTGGTGACCGAGATGGACATCGCCGCCGAGAAGCTGATCACCGGCATCCTCGCCGAGCGGCGGCCCGAGGACGGGCTGCTGGGCGAGGAGGGCGCGGACGTACCGGGCACGAGCGGGGTGCGCTGGGTCGTCGACCCGCTGGACGGCACCGTGAACTACCTCTACGGGCTGCCCGGCTGGGGCGTGTCCATCGCGGCCGAGTACCGGGGCGAGACGGTGGTGGGCGTCGTGGCGGCGCCGCTGCGCGGGGAGACGTACCACGCGGTGCTCGGCGGCGGGGCCTGGATGGGCGGGCGCCGGCTCGGGTGCCGGGCGGACGTGCCGCTGGACCAGGCGCTGGTCGCCACCGGGTTCGGGTACGTCCAGACCCGGCGGGCCCACCAGGCCGAGGTCGCCCGGCAGATCATCCCGCTGGTGCGGGACATCCGGCGCGCCGGCTCGGCGGCGCTCGACCTGTGCGATGTCGCGGCCGGGCGCCTCGACGGGTACTGGGAGCGCGGGCTGAACCCCTGGGACCTCGCGGCGGGCGAGCTGATCGCCCGCGAGGCGGGGGCCCTGACCGGCGGGCGGCCCTCCGAGCCGGCCTCGGGGGAACTGGCGCTGGCGGCCTCCCCGGCGGTCTTCGCCTCGCTCCAGCCGCTGCTGGAGGAAGCCGGAGCCTGGCACGACTGA
- a CDS encoding ferrochelatase: protein MSDQLRAPDAPAAEALAAPYDALLLLSFGGPEGPDDVVPFLENVTRGRGIPRERLKEVGQHYFGFGGVSPINGQNRELLDALRKDFAEHGLDLPVYWGNRNWAPYLTDVLREMAADGRRRIAVLATSAYASYSGCRQYRENLADALAALAEEGVAELPRVDKLRHYFNHPGFVQPMIDGVLAALDSLPAEVRGGAHLVFTTHSIPNAAADTSGPAEEHGEGGAYVRQHLDVAKVIADAVRAQTCTGLPWELVYQSRSGAPHIPWLEPDVCDHLEALHGAGAPAAVMVPIGFVSDHMEVLYDLDTEATAKAAELGLPVARSATVGADPRFAAAVRDLVLERAATERGDTVERCALGLLGPSHDLCAVGCCPARTPRPAAAGADSPYA from the coding sequence ATGTCAGACCAGCTCCGTGCCCCCGACGCGCCCGCGGCCGAAGCCCTCGCCGCCCCCTACGACGCCCTGCTGCTGCTGTCCTTCGGCGGCCCCGAGGGCCCCGACGACGTCGTGCCGTTCCTGGAGAACGTCACCCGCGGGCGGGGCATCCCGCGCGAGCGGCTCAAGGAGGTCGGGCAGCACTACTTCGGATTCGGCGGGGTCAGCCCGATCAACGGGCAGAACCGCGAGCTGCTGGACGCCCTGCGCAAGGACTTCGCCGAGCACGGGCTGGACCTGCCGGTGTACTGGGGCAACCGGAACTGGGCCCCCTACCTGACCGACGTGCTGCGGGAGATGGCCGCCGATGGCCGCCGCCGCATCGCCGTCCTCGCGACCAGCGCCTACGCCTCGTACTCGGGCTGCCGCCAGTACCGCGAGAACCTCGCCGACGCGCTGGCCGCCCTCGCCGAGGAGGGCGTGGCCGAGCTGCCCCGGGTGGACAAGCTGCGGCACTACTTCAACCACCCCGGTTTCGTGCAGCCCATGATCGACGGGGTGCTCGCCGCGCTGGACTCCCTGCCGGCCGAAGTGCGCGGCGGGGCGCACCTGGTCTTCACCACGCACTCCATCCCGAACGCCGCGGCCGACACCTCGGGTCCGGCCGAGGAGCACGGCGAGGGCGGGGCGTACGTCAGGCAGCACCTGGACGTCGCGAAGGTGATCGCCGACGCGGTGCGGGCGCAGACGTGCACCGGGCTGCCCTGGGAGCTGGTCTACCAGTCCCGCAGCGGCGCCCCGCACATCCCCTGGCTGGAGCCGGACGTCTGCGACCACCTGGAGGCCCTGCACGGGGCCGGGGCGCCGGCGGCGGTGATGGTGCCGATCGGCTTCGTCTCGGACCACATGGAGGTCCTGTACGACCTCGACACCGAGGCCACGGCCAAGGCCGCGGAACTGGGCCTGCCCGTCGCCCGGTCGGCGACGGTCGGTGCGGACCCCCGCTTCGCGGCGGCCGTGCGCGACCTCGTGCTGGAGCGGGCCGCCACCGAGCGCGGTGACACCGTGGAGCGGTGCGCGCTGGGCCTGCTCGGCCCGAGCCACGACCTGTGCGCCGTGGGCTGCTGCCCGGCGCGGACGCCCCGGCCGGCGGCCGCGGGCGCGGACAGCCCGTACGCGTAG
- a CDS encoding MFS transporter: MPSPYRAIFAAPGTKGFSAAGLIGRLPISMVGVGILTMISEITGRYAMASALTGTLALAAAFVGPLVSRLVDQYGQRRVLRPATLISVAAVTALVLAAANGLPDWTLFVCAAVAGCVPSVGSMVRARWTVLYRDSPRELHTAYSFESVVDEVCFIFGPILAIGLSTTWFPEAGPVIAAVCLLVGVWLLTAQRSTEPAPHPRGRDADRASALRAPGLQVLTATFVATGAIFGSIDVSTLAFAEEQGHKAAASFILAIWAAGSCLAGIVFGLLHLKGRTERRWVLGICAMAVSMIPLLLAGNLPFLAVALFVSGLAIAPTMITTMALIEAHVPRAKLTEGMTWISTGLAVGVAVGSSVTGLVIDAAGAQRGFVVSISSGVAAAAVAFAGYRRLTRPAQGEEPASDGDVGDSNNSEERTGRVA, from the coding sequence TTGCCCAGTCCCTACCGCGCGATCTTCGCGGCCCCCGGCACCAAGGGGTTCAGCGCCGCCGGCCTCATAGGCCGGCTGCCGATCTCCATGGTGGGCGTCGGCATCCTCACGATGATCTCGGAGATCACCGGACGCTACGCGATGGCCAGCGCCCTCACCGGCACCCTCGCCCTCGCCGCCGCCTTCGTCGGCCCCCTGGTCTCCCGGCTCGTGGACCAGTACGGGCAGCGGCGGGTGCTGCGCCCCGCGACCCTGATCTCCGTCGCCGCCGTCACCGCCCTGGTGCTCGCCGCGGCGAACGGCCTCCCCGACTGGACGCTCTTCGTGTGCGCCGCCGTCGCGGGCTGCGTACCGAGCGTCGGCTCGATGGTCCGCGCCCGCTGGACCGTGCTCTACCGCGACTCCCCGCGCGAGCTGCACACCGCGTACTCCTTCGAGTCCGTGGTGGACGAGGTCTGCTTCATCTTCGGCCCGATCCTCGCCATCGGGCTGTCCACCACCTGGTTCCCCGAGGCCGGGCCGGTGATCGCGGCCGTCTGCCTGCTCGTCGGCGTCTGGCTGCTGACCGCGCAGCGCTCCACCGAGCCGGCCCCGCACCCGCGCGGCCGGGACGCGGACCGCGCCTCGGCCCTGCGCGCCCCCGGCCTCCAGGTGCTGACGGCCACCTTCGTGGCGACCGGCGCGATCTTCGGGTCCATCGACGTGTCCACCCTGGCCTTCGCCGAGGAGCAGGGGCACAAGGCCGCGGCCAGCTTCATCCTGGCCATCTGGGCGGCCGGATCCTGCCTGGCCGGCATCGTCTTCGGCCTGCTCCACCTCAAGGGCCGGACCGAACGCCGCTGGGTACTGGGCATATGTGCGATGGCCGTGAGTATGATCCCCCTCCTACTGGCCGGGAACCTTCCGTTTCTGGCCGTGGCGCTCTTCGTCTCGGGCCTCGCCATCGCTCCCACGATGATCACCACGATGGCCCTGATCGAAGCGCACGTACCACGCGCGAAGCTCACCGAGGGCATGACCTGGATCAGCACCGGCCTGGCGGTCGGGGTGGCGGTCGGCTCCTCGGTGACCGGTCTGGTCATCGACGCCGCCGGGGCCCAGCGCGGGTTCGTCGTCTCGATCTCCTCGGGAGTGGCCGCGGCGGCGGTGGCGTTCGCGGGTTACCGCCGGCTGACGAGGCCGGCGCAAGGGGAGGAGCCTGCCAGCGATGGCGACGTCGGGGACAGCAACAACAGCGAAGAACGGACCGGCCGCGTGGCGTAA